In Rattus norvegicus strain BN/NHsdMcwi chromosome 1, GRCr8, whole genome shotgun sequence, a genomic segment contains:
- the Arfip2 gene encoding arfaptin-2 isoform X4, which yields MTDGILGKAATMEIPIHGNGEAGQLPEDDGLEQDLQQVMVSGPNLNETSIVSGGYGGSGDGLIPTGSGRHPSHSTSPSGPGDEVARGIAGEKFDIVKKWGINTYKCTKQLLSERFGRGSRTVDLELELQIELLRETKRKYESVLQLGRALTAHLYSLLQTQHALGDAFADLSQKSPELQPPGRTPLGYAQSCPQHHSPMEAA from the exons ATGACGGACGGGATTCTAGGGAAGGCAGCCACAATGGAGATTCCCATCCACGGAAATGGCGAGGCTGGGCAGCTTCCTGAAGACGATGGGCTGGAGCAG GACCTCCAGCAGGTGATGGTGTCAGGACCCAACCTCAATGAAACTAGCATTGTGTCTGGTGGCTATGGGGGCTCTGGTGACGGACTCATCCCCACAG GGTCTGGCCGCCATCCGTCTCACAGCACCTCACCTTCTGGCCCTGGTGATGAGGTGGCCCGAGGCATCGCTGGAGAAAAGTTTGACATTGTCAAGAAATGGGGCATCAACACATATAAG TGCACAAAGCAGCTGTTATCAGAGAGATTTGGCCGAGGCTCCCGGACTGTGGATCTGGAGCTAGAGCTGCAGATTGAGTTGCTGCGTGAGACGAAGCGCAAGTATGAAAGTGTCCTGCAGCTGGGCCGGGCACTGACAGCCCACCTCTACAGCCTGTTGCAGACCCAGCATGCACTAGGTGATGCCTTTGCTGACCTCAGCCAGAAGTCCCCAGAGCTTCAG cCCCCAGGGAGAACCCCTCTGGGGTACGCCCAGTCCTGCCCCCAGCATCACTCACCTATGGAGGCAGCCTAA
- the Timm10b gene encoding mitochondrial import inner membrane translocase subunit Tim10 B, whose protein sequence is MEHQQQQLRNLRDFLLVYNRMTELCFQRCVPSLHHRALDAEEEACLHSCAGKLIHSNHRLMAAYVHLMPALVQRRMADYEAASAVPGVPAEQPRDSPSGS, encoded by the exons ATGgagcaccagcagcagcaactgAGAAAC TTGCGAGACTTTCTGTTGGTCTACAATCGGATGACAGAACTGTGCTTCCAGCGCTGTGTGCCCAGCCTGCACCACCGAGCTCTGGACgctgaggag GAGGCCTGCCTGCACAGCTGTGCTGGGAAGCTCATCCATTCTAACCACCGCCTCATGGCCGCTTACGTGCACCTCATGCCCGCCCTGGTCCAGCGCCGCATGGCGGACTACGAGGCTGCCTCTGCCGTGCCAGGTGTTCCTGCAGAACAGCCCAGAGACTCGCCATCAGGCAGCTAG
- the Arfip2 gene encoding arfaptin-2 isoform X1 codes for MTDGILGKAATMEIPIHGNGEAGQLPEDDGLEQDLQQVMVSGPNLNETSIVSGGYGGSGDGLIPTGSGRHPSHSTSPSGPGDEVARGIAGEKFDIVKKWGINTYKCTKQLLSERFGRGSRTVDLELELQIELLRETKRKYESVLQLGRALTAHLYSLLQTQHALGDAFADLSQKSPELQEEFGYNAETQKLLCKNGETLLGAVNFFVSSINTLVTKTMEDTLMTVKQYEAARLEYDAYRTDLEELSLGPRDAGTRGRLESAQATFQTHRDKYEKLRGDVAIKLKFLEENKIKVMHKQLLLFHNAVSAYFAGNQKQLEQTLQQFNIKLRPPGAEKPSWLEEQ; via the exons ATGACGGACGGGATTCTAGGGAAGGCAGCCACAATGGAGATTCCCATCCACGGAAATGGCGAGGCTGGGCAGCTTCCTGAAGACGATGGGCTGGAGCAG GACCTCCAGCAGGTGATGGTGTCAGGACCCAACCTCAATGAAACTAGCATTGTGTCTGGTGGCTATGGGGGCTCTGGTGACGGACTCATCCCCACAG GGTCTGGCCGCCATCCGTCTCACAGCACCTCACCTTCTGGCCCTGGTGATGAGGTGGCCCGAGGCATCGCTGGAGAAAAGTTTGACATTGTCAAGAAATGGGGCATCAACACATATAAG TGCACAAAGCAGCTGTTATCAGAGAGATTTGGCCGAGGCTCCCGGACTGTGGATCTGGAGCTAGAGCTGCAGATTGAGTTGCTGCGTGAGACGAAGCGCAAGTATGAAAGTGTCCTGCAGCTGGGCCGGGCACTGACAGCCCACCTCTACAGCCTGTTGCAGACCCAGCATGCACTAGGTGATGCCTTTGCTGACCTCAGCCAGAAGTCCCCAGAGCTTCAG GAGGAATTTGGCTATAATGCAGAGACACAAAAGCTGCTGTGCAAGAATGGGGAGACGCTGCTGGGGGCTGTCAACTTCTTTGTCTCTAGCATCAACACGCTGGTCACCAAGACCATGGAAGACACACTCATGACTGTCAAACAGTATGAGGCTGCCAG GCTGGAATATGATGCCTACCGGACAGACTTAGAAGAGCTGAGCCTAGGGCCCCGGGATGCAGGGACTCGTGGTCGACTTGAGAGTGCCCAAGCCACTTTCCAGACCCATCGGGACAAATATGAGAAGCTGCGGGGAGATGTGGCCATCAAGCTGAAGTTCCTGGAAGAAAACAAG ATCAAGGTGATGCACAagcagttgctgctcttccaCAATGCCGTGTCTGCCTACTTCGCTGGGAACCAGAAACAACTGGAGCAGACTCTACAGCAGTTCAACATCAAGCTGCGGCCTCCAGGAGCCGAGAAGCCTTCCTGGTTAGAGGAGCAGTGA
- the Arfip2 gene encoding arfaptin-2 isoform X2, with translation MTDGILGKAATMEIPIHGNGEAGQLPEDDGLEQDLQQVMVSGPNLNETSIVSGGYGGSGDGLIPTGSGRHPSHSTSPSGPGDEVARGIAGEKFDIVKKWGINTYKEEFGYNAETQKLLCKNGETLLGAVNFFVSSINTLVTKTMEDTLMTVKQYEAARLEYDAYRTDLEELSLGPRDAGTRGRLESAQATFQTHRDKYEKLRGDVAIKLKFLEENKIKVMHKQLLLFHNAVSAYFAGNQKQLEQTLQQFNIKLRPPGAEKPSWLEEQ, from the exons ATGACGGACGGGATTCTAGGGAAGGCAGCCACAATGGAGATTCCCATCCACGGAAATGGCGAGGCTGGGCAGCTTCCTGAAGACGATGGGCTGGAGCAG GACCTCCAGCAGGTGATGGTGTCAGGACCCAACCTCAATGAAACTAGCATTGTGTCTGGTGGCTATGGGGGCTCTGGTGACGGACTCATCCCCACAG GGTCTGGCCGCCATCCGTCTCACAGCACCTCACCTTCTGGCCCTGGTGATGAGGTGGCCCGAGGCATCGCTGGAGAAAAGTTTGACATTGTCAAGAAATGGGGCATCAACACATATAAG GAGGAATTTGGCTATAATGCAGAGACACAAAAGCTGCTGTGCAAGAATGGGGAGACGCTGCTGGGGGCTGTCAACTTCTTTGTCTCTAGCATCAACACGCTGGTCACCAAGACCATGGAAGACACACTCATGACTGTCAAACAGTATGAGGCTGCCAG GCTGGAATATGATGCCTACCGGACAGACTTAGAAGAGCTGAGCCTAGGGCCCCGGGATGCAGGGACTCGTGGTCGACTTGAGAGTGCCCAAGCCACTTTCCAGACCCATCGGGACAAATATGAGAAGCTGCGGGGAGATGTGGCCATCAAGCTGAAGTTCCTGGAAGAAAACAAG ATCAAGGTGATGCACAagcagttgctgctcttccaCAATGCCGTGTCTGCCTACTTCGCTGGGAACCAGAAACAACTGGAGCAGACTCTACAGCAGTTCAACATCAAGCTGCGGCCTCCAGGAGCCGAGAAGCCTTCCTGGTTAGAGGAGCAGTGA
- the Arfip2 gene encoding arfaptin-2 isoform X3, which translates to MTDGILGKAATMEIPIHGNGEAGQLPEDDGLEQDLQQVMVSGPNLNETSIVSGGYGGSGDGLIPTGSGRHPSHSTSPSGPGDEVARGIAGEKFDIVKKWGINTYKCTKQLLSERFGRGSRTVDLELELQIELLRETKRKYESVLQLGRALTAHLYSLLQTQHALGDAFADLSQKSPELQVPQPKQRGWGYWALVLPGRHPSASLPPSLLQPPGRTPLGYAQSCPQHHSPMEAA; encoded by the exons ATGACGGACGGGATTCTAGGGAAGGCAGCCACAATGGAGATTCCCATCCACGGAAATGGCGAGGCTGGGCAGCTTCCTGAAGACGATGGGCTGGAGCAG GACCTCCAGCAGGTGATGGTGTCAGGACCCAACCTCAATGAAACTAGCATTGTGTCTGGTGGCTATGGGGGCTCTGGTGACGGACTCATCCCCACAG GGTCTGGCCGCCATCCGTCTCACAGCACCTCACCTTCTGGCCCTGGTGATGAGGTGGCCCGAGGCATCGCTGGAGAAAAGTTTGACATTGTCAAGAAATGGGGCATCAACACATATAAG TGCACAAAGCAGCTGTTATCAGAGAGATTTGGCCGAGGCTCCCGGACTGTGGATCTGGAGCTAGAGCTGCAGATTGAGTTGCTGCGTGAGACGAAGCGCAAGTATGAAAGTGTCCTGCAGCTGGGCCGGGCACTGACAGCCCACCTCTACAGCCTGTTGCAGACCCAGCATGCACTAGGTGATGCCTTTGCTGACCTCAGCCAGAAGTCCCCAGAGCTTCAGGTGCCTCAGCCAAAACAGAGAGGGTGGGGGTACTGGGCCCTGGTCCTTCCAGGCAGGCATccctcagcctccctccctccctccctcctgcagcCCCCAGGGAGAACCCCTCTGGGGTACGCCCAGTCCTGCCCCCAGCATCACTCACCTATGGAGGCAGCCTAA